Part of the Ornithinimicrobium flavum genome, CCCGATCGAGATCGCCAACCGGGTCATGCACCGCTACGACCTGCTGTGGAACGAGCTCACGGGCGAGGAGCGCTTCGAGCGGGGTGACCGCTGGCGGGTCGACGAGCGGATCCGGCGGCTCAACAACCTGGGTTTCGACATCGACGAGCTGGAGATGAGCACCGACGTCGACGGCACCACCATCCGGATCCAGCCGAAGGTCGTCGACGCCGGCCACCACTCCCGCCGGCTCATGCACCTCACCGGTCTGGACGTGGAGGAGAACCAGGCCCGCCGCCTGCTCAACGACCTCGACTCCTACCGCGCTGCCACCGACCGGCTGGCCGACGACGAGGAGCTGGTCGCCCACGACTGGCTCGTGCGGATCTACGAGCCCATCACCCGCTCCGTCCCCCGCGAGCTGCGCGCCAAGCTGGAGCCGGCCGAGCTCTTCCACGAGCTGCTCGAGCACCGCTGGTACCTCTCCGAGCGCGCCGGCCACGACCTCACCCTTGAGGAGACGGTCGCGGACTACGTGCGGACGGTGCTGCCCGACCGCCCCGACGAGGTCGCCGTCGTGGGCGTCGACACCGAGGAGATCCCCATCCAGGCGCAGCTGGGGGACCGCACGACCTAGCAGGTATGGGGTCCCGCGGCCGGGGAGATGACGCCCCCGGGCGAGGTCGGTTGGCCGCGTGCACGCCGCGGGCGAGGGCCATACTGCCCGTGTGCCCATGACTCGTGTGCGCGCCGCAGCCGTCCTCGCCGGCACCCTGCTGCTGACCGGGTGCGGGGTCGACATCCCCGCCGACCCGGACGGCACGCTGGCGGCGATCGAGCGGTCCGGCGAGCTCGTCGTCGGCGTCTCCCCCCACCCACCGTTCACGACGCTCCCCGGGTCGCCGGACGGGCCGCCGGGCGGGACCGAGGTCGAGCGGGTGACCAGCTTCGCCGAGTCCCTCGGCGCCGAGCCCGTCTGGGTGGTCGGCGGGGAGGAGGAGCTGGTCCGCCGGCTGGAGGAGGGTGAGATCCAGGTCCTCGTCGGAGGGCTGACCGACAAGAACCCGCACCTGACGAGGACCGGCACTACCCGCCCCTACCTCACCACCACCGAGGACGGCAGGAAGGTCAGGCACGTCATGGCGGTCGTGCCCGGTGAGAACGCCCTGCTCAGCGCCCTCGAGCGCTTCCTCGACGGGGAGAGCCCGCGATGAGCTCCCGCCACGGCTCCTACTTCGGCGCGACCGAGCTCCCGGAGGACATGCAGCGCGTCCTGCGCAAGGCCCGGCGCCTCGAGATCGTCTCGATCGTCTACATGCTGAGCGTCATCGCCGTCATCTACCTGGTCATGGGCAGCTCGCAGGCCATGCGGGCCGCGTGGGTCGAGGACCTGCTCTCCCTCGTGCCGCCGATCGCCTTCCTCGTGGCCGCGCGGGTCGCCGCCAGCCGGCCCGACCGCAAGCATCCCTACGGCCGGCACCGCGCCGTCGCCGTCGGTCACCTCGTGGCGGCCGTCGCGCTTGCAGCCATGGGCCTGCTGCTCACCTACGAGTCGCTCTCGGGGCTGCTGCAGCGCGAGCACCCGCCGATCGGCACGATGCAGGTCCTCGGCCAGACGGTGTGGGCCGGCTGGCTGATGATCGCGGCGCTGGTCTACGGCGGCATCGGGCCGATCATCCTCGGCCGGCTGAAGAAGCCGCTCGCCGAGCAGCTGCACGACAAGGTGCTGCACGCGGACGCGGACATGAACAAGGCCGACTGGATGACCGCCGGGTCCGGCATCCTCGGCGTGCTCGGGATCGGTATGGGGCTCTGGTGGGCGGACGCCGCTGCCGCGCTGGTCATCTCGCTGTCGATCGTCAAGGACGGCTGGTCCAACCTCAGGGCCGCGGTCGCCGGTCTGACCGACACCACTGCCCGCACCGTCGACGACAAGCACGAGCACCCGCTCGTCGGGCGGATCGACGACTACCTGGAGTCCCGGCCCTGGATCGCCCAGCACCGCAGCCGGGTGCGGGACATGGGCCACGTCTTCCAGGTCGAGGTCCGCCTCGTCCCCCGGGGCGGGCAGGTCGACCTCGCGCGGCTGCACCAGGTCACCGAGGACCTGCGGGCCATGGACTGGAAGCTCGACGACGTCACCGTGAGCCCCGCCCTGCGCATCGACGAGGGCGAGACGACGTCGGCGCCCGCGGACTAAGGGGGGCCGTCCCGGACCTCCCGGGCGCGACCGGTCGGTCGTCGAGGCCCCGCTCGCCTACCCGAGGTTCTCGACGGTGACCGGCTCGAGGTCGTCGGCCAGCTCGAGCCCGAAGACCTGGGCGTAGAACGACAGCTCCGCCTCCAGCGCCCGGACCTGGTTGTCGAGCACCCGGAAGCCGTGCCCCTCCCCCTCGAACATCACCAGCGCGACCGGCAGCCCCTTCGCCCGCAGCGTCGCCGCCATCTGCTCCGCCTGCGCCGGCGGCACCACCTTGTCGTCGGTGCCCTGCAGCAGGATGAGCGGGGTCGAGAGCCGGTGGACGTGGTGGATCGGTGAGCGCTCGGCATACAGGTCCTTGCCCTCGGGCCACGGCGCGACGAGACCGTCGAGGTAGCGGGACTCCAGCTTGTGGGTGTCCGTCGCCAGCGTCGCGAGGTCGGAGATCCCGAAGTGGCTCGCGCCGGCCGCGAAGGTGTCGGTGAAGGTGGCGGCCGCGAGCGTGGTGAAACCGCCCGCGCTGCCGCCGGTGATCGCCATCCGGTCCCCGTCGACCAGCCCCTCCCCCGCCAGGTATGCGGCGCCGCTCGCGGCGTCCTGCACGTCGACCTCGCCCCAGCGGCCGTCCAGCCGCTCCCGGTAGGCCCGGCCGAACCCGGTCGACCCGCCGTAGTTCACGTCGAGCACCGCGAAGCCGCGCGAGGTCCAGTAGCTGCGGGCCACCGAGAGCCCCGGTATGGCGCAGGCCGTGGGCCCGCCGTGCAGCGTGACGACGAGCGGGGGGAGGCCGCCCTCCGGCGCCCGGACCTCCGGGTGCGCCGGGAGGTAGAGAAAGCCGTGCGCGGTCGCGCCGTCCGGCGTGGGCCACGAGACCGGGCGGGGCGGGGCGGCGAAGCCCGGCGGGAGGTCGTCGGCCCCCTCCTCACCGGTCGCTGACCTCGTGGCGGCCGACCGCGTGGTGGCCGACCGCGCGCCCGCGGTCGTCAGGTCGACGAGGAGCACGTCGGCCCGCCCGTCGGCCCGGGACGCCTCGACGGCGACCTCGGTCGCGCTGACCACGGCGAGGTCACGGACGTAGGTGGTGCCCGTCCCGACCTCCTCGACGCTGCCGCTGCGGGGGTCGATCAGGACGAGGTGGCGGAAGCCGTCCCGCGAGCGCCCGCTGACGAGCCGGCCGTCGGGCAGCAGCGCGTAGGAGCGGGTGTCGGGGACCCACCGGGGGTGGCCGAGCTCGAGCTGCCCGTGGGTGACGGCGACCAGCCCCGCTCCGGCGTCGGTGACGTCGAGGCGGTAGAGGTTGCTCCAGCCCGTGCGGTCGGAGAGGACCAGCAGGGTCGAGTCGTCGAGCCACAGGGGTTGCTCCAGGGACTCCGCACCGGCGGCGCCGGCGGCGGCACCCGCGACATCGGCCGCCCCACCGTCCCCGGCCACGACCCGCACGTCGTGCAGGTCGCCCGCCTCGTCGAGCCGCCCGAGCCACAGCGTCGTGCGCTGCCACGGCATGTGCGGGTGGTCCCAGGTAAGCCAGGCCAGGCGGGTCCCGTCGGGCGAGAGCACCGGGTCGGTGACGAAGTCGGGTCCCGTGGAGTCCGGCTCGACCCCGGCGCTCCGCGCGCTGACCAGCCGCTCCCGGCCGGCGACCAGGACGGTCCCGAGGTCGGCGTTGTCACCGTCCAGGTCCAGGCGCACGAGGGAGTTGACGGCCTCGAGCTCCCGGTCGCGCAGGTCCTCGCGCAGGCAGATGACGGCACGGCGGGCGGGGTCGATCCGGAAGCACGACCAGCGCACCAGGCCGTCGGTGGGGGGCGTCAACGGGCGCGGCTCCTCACCGGGGGCGGCACGCCATACCTGCTGTGTCCCGAAGTCCACCCAGAGCACGGTGCCGTCGCCGACGGCGAAGTCGCCACCGCCGTACTCCAGGTAGCGCGTGCGCACGTTGTGCTCCGGCGGACTGACGTCCTCGACCCGGTCGTCGCGCCGCCGCACCAGGGTCACCCAACCGGCGTCCTGCGGGCGCGCCTCGAGCCAGTAGAGGTCGCTGCCGTCGGCCCGTGGGTCCGTCCGCCGCGTCATGCCCGCGAGCGTCCCGCGGGCGTCGAGCGGGGA contains:
- a CDS encoding transporter substrate-binding domain-containing protein, with amino-acid sequence MTRVRAAAVLAGTLLLTGCGVDIPADPDGTLAAIERSGELVVGVSPHPPFTTLPGSPDGPPGGTEVERVTSFAESLGAEPVWVVGGEEELVRRLEEGEIQVLVGGLTDKNPHLTRTGTTRPYLTTTEDGRKVRHVMAVVPGENALLSALERFLDGESPR
- a CDS encoding cation diffusion facilitator family transporter, producing the protein MSSRHGSYFGATELPEDMQRVLRKARRLEIVSIVYMLSVIAVIYLVMGSSQAMRAAWVEDLLSLVPPIAFLVAARVAASRPDRKHPYGRHRAVAVGHLVAAVALAAMGLLLTYESLSGLLQREHPPIGTMQVLGQTVWAGWLMIAALVYGGIGPIILGRLKKPLAEQLHDKVLHADADMNKADWMTAGSGILGVLGIGMGLWWADAAAALVISLSIVKDGWSNLRAAVAGLTDTTARTVDDKHEHPLVGRIDDYLESRPWIAQHRSRVRDMGHVFQVEVRLVPRGGQVDLARLHQVTEDLRAMDWKLDDVTVSPALRIDEGETTSAPAD
- a CDS encoding prolyl oligopeptidase family serine peptidase → MQTLPHGSWPSPLDARGTLAGMTRRTDPRADGSDLYWLEARPQDAGWVTLVRRRDDRVEDVSPPEHNVRTRYLEYGGGDFAVGDGTVLWVDFGTQQVWRAAPGEEPRPLTPPTDGLVRWSCFRIDPARRAVICLREDLRDRELEAVNSLVRLDLDGDNADLGTVLVAGRERLVSARSAGVEPDSTGPDFVTDPVLSPDGTRLAWLTWDHPHMPWQRTTLWLGRLDEAGDLHDVRVVAGDGGAADVAGAAAGAAGAESLEQPLWLDDSTLLVLSDRTGWSNLYRLDVTDAGAGLVAVTHGQLELGHPRWVPDTRSYALLPDGRLVSGRSRDGFRHLVLIDPRSGSVEEVGTGTTYVRDLAVVSATEVAVEASRADGRADVLLVDLTTAGARSATTRSAATRSATGEEGADDLPPGFAAPPRPVSWPTPDGATAHGFLYLPAHPEVRAPEGGLPPLVVTLHGGPTACAIPGLSVARSYWTSRGFAVLDVNYGGSTGFGRAYRERLDGRWGEVDVQDAASGAAYLAGEGLVDGDRMAITGGSAGGFTTLAAATFTDTFAAGASHFGISDLATLATDTHKLESRYLDGLVAPWPEGKDLYAERSPIHHVHRLSTPLILLQGTDDKVVPPAQAEQMAATLRAKGLPVALVMFEGEGHGFRVLDNQVRALEAELSFYAQVFGLELADDLEPVTVENLG